A portion of the Leptidea sinapis chromosome 13, ilLepSina1.1, whole genome shotgun sequence genome contains these proteins:
- the LOC126967489 gene encoding odorant receptor 10a-like — MLKFFSLIVLFRPLLKTVLRQVTENDKLSQETQSLHEKYKNLLSVVKIIVFIFYGSNLFNAAFIYLPHRVDVSNDYYAMSPCVGLEPLTSSPNREVCLAIQCLQEFTIMMVVLNYQALLLFLIAHTAVMYEMLSEEMFLLDELDHDRNNNDTIREKLCSLIKRHSITLDIVRNLKLLYSVPLGVNFGSNAVCISLFFYLPLQEWNSFIPILIYCFLVFFLYCYLCQKMINSSEKFERAVYCCGWESFDVKEKKIVYIVLLMAQKPIHILAADIIPVNIYTFATTLQAMFKFVTVVKF; from the exons ATGTTGAAATTTTTTAGCCTTATTGTTCTTTTTAGGCCGCTGCTAAAAACAGTATTGCGTCAAGTAACAGAAAACGATAAATTAAGCCAGGAGACACAGAGTTTGCACGAGAAGTACAAGAATTTGCTCTCTGTCGTTAAgattattgtgtttattttctACGGATCTAATCTTTTTAACGCGGCTTTTATTTATCTGCCACATCGGGTTGATGTTTCAAATGATTATTACGCTATGTCACCTTGTGTTG GTTTGGAACCGCTGACGTCATCGCCCAATCGAGAAGTATGTCTCGCCATACAATGCCTGCAAGAGTTTACGATCATGATGGTTGTGTTGAACTATCAAGCGCTTCTACTCTTTCTTATAGCCCACACCGCTGTAATGTACGAAATGCTGTCCGAAGAAATGTTTCTACTGGACGAACTCGACCATGACCGAAATAACAATGACACTATAAGAGAAAAGTTGTGCAGTCTAATTAAACGCCACTCTATAACACTAGATATTGTAAGAAATCTAAAGCTTCTATACAGCGTGCCTCTTGGAGTTAATTTCGGATCAAATGCCGTTTGTATAAGTTTATTCTTTTACCTGCCACTTCAAGAATGGAATAGTTTCATACCTATTTTAATCTATTGTTTCCTCGTTTTCTTTCTGTATTGTTATTTGTGTCAAAAGATGATAAATTCTTCGGAGAAATTTGAAAGGGCTGTGTATTGTTGCGGCTGGGAGAGTTTTGATGTTAAAGAGAAGAAAATTGTTTACATTGTTCTTTTGATGGCACAGAAACCGATACACATTTTAGCAGCTGATATTATACCGGTCAATATATACACGTTCGCTACAACGCTTCAGGCAATGTTCAAATTTGTAACTGTAGTGAAATTCTAA